The genomic DNA ATTTGAACATCAAAAAAATGATAATCTGTACACAAAACCCCCATGACATACAGTTTACCTATGCAAgagtcctgcacatgtactcctaaacctaaaaagttaaagagaaaaaatggattatatatatatagttcacTGAATAAAAAGAATCTATTGAGacctcaaaataaaaaggcaaaaagggCAAGCTCTTCTTCAGAGAGATGCAGGATATTTCACACTGCTGATgatgacaaagagagagagagagagagaaatgcggGCTAATATAGCTAAGATGAACATAAGGAATTGCCAGTTTGCAGTCCCCAACATGTAACGATGAACAAGGCAAAAACAATGGATGCCAAAATAAGTGAACAGTTTTTGGAGAGCCATATAAAGTATTAGCCCACAGACTATgaattacaaatgagaaaatacacacacatcgTGGAGAGATCTGGCCATCACCACCTTAACCAAATGATCAAGCTTATTATCAATAGTGGGTCaaccttggctgggcacagtggctcatgcctctaattccagaactttgagaggccaaggcagatggatcacctgagatcaggagttcgaaaccagcctggccaacatggcaaaaccctgcctctattaaaagtataaaaattagccaggcatggtggcgcacacctgtagtcccagctactcaagaggctgaggcacgagaatcacttgaacccaggaggcagaggttacagtgagctgagactgagccactgcactccagcctgggcgatggtgagactcttgtctctaaagaaagaaaaatgtgggcCTTTAACATAAGCCTTGTAATGTGATGCAGGAAGTACATATCTACATAGGGCTCTTGTCAAATTTAAGCTGCATTCCTCATGAATCACGAGGAAATGGCAAATATAAATTATGGAACCTTATCCAAGACAACTGTACTAGCTAAATTATTCAATAAACTCAATGTCATGAAAGAtaaaggaatgtgtgtgtggcgggggtaGGGTCTGTTGTAAAATAAGACACTTAAGAGAAATATAATACATGAACCTTTGCTTTGACTCTGgatcaaaaattaaaatgctgttAAGATTTTGGATATTGGTGAAAACtgaatacaggttgagtatcccttatccaaaatgcgtAGGACCAGAAATATTTCAGATTCTCTCAGATTTTGCCATCTTTGCATTATacgtacaggttgagcatcccaaatctaaGAAATCCAAAATCAGCTCCTCCAGTAAGCAATTCCTTTGAGCACCGTGTTGGTACTCAAAAAGTTCCAAGTTTCAGAGCATTACAGATTTCaggttttcattttcagaatgcTCAACTTGTTTAAGCTATACGTAAGATTAAGAAATTGCtaatttttggctgggtgcggtggctcacgcctgtaatcccagcactttgagaggctgaggcaggtggatcatctaagctcagagttcgaggtcagcctggccaatatgacaaaaccctgtctctactaaaaacattaaaaagctatctgggcatggtggctggcgcctgtaatcctagctactcaggaggctgaagcagcaggatcactggaacctgggaggcggaggcagtgagttgagaccataccattacactccaacctgggcgacaagagcaaaaccccgtcaaaaaaaaaaaaaaaaaaaaaaaaccaaacagataATTTTCTTAGTGTGATAAAGATATTGTGGTTACAGAGAATACCCTTATTAAGAGATGCATACACGGTTTAAGAGGAAAGAGTTgcagaccgggtgcagtggctcacgcctgtaatcccagcactttgggaggctgaggcaggcggatcacgatatcagattgagaccatcctggccaacgtgtgaaacccagtctctactaaaaatacaaaattagctaggcatggtggtgtgtgcctgtaatcccagctacttgggaagctgagacaggagaattgcttgaacccaggaagcagaggctgcagtgagccaagatcatgacattgcaccacagcctgggcaacaagagccaaactccatctcagaaaaaaaaaaaaagagtaaagagttGCAATGTCTGTGACTAGCTTTCAAGTGGTTTAGCAAAATCAGTCTATACTGAGAAAGGTAATTGTGACAAACTCTTATTACCTGGTGAATTTCGGTAAAGGGTCTATGGATGGTAACCAAAtatttctttcagcttttctatGGGTCTGAAATTTTTAcaagttaaaagtaaaagaaacagtaGGGATCCTTTGACTATAATTTCAACTGAATTAGCATTTTCCGGATTAGAGCTCAAGAACCTTTATTTTTCACAAGGTCATCCAGATGATTCTGACACACATCTAGAGGATCATTGGTCTTTGGTTTCTGCTACATCCTTCTGTAGCCAGAGAAAAGTGAGAGGAAGAAATGCTGTAATTCTCTCAGTAGAATTAGCTCGGCTGGTGGCCAAGAGCCTTTTCCCTGATGGTTCCACAAGCCAATTATCTCAGACACAGTCCGAATGGCCTCAGAGTCTTAAGACTAGATTTCCTATGGAGGAATGAAAGTACTAATCCTCCCTTGGGGGCCTTGGCTGCTGTTAAGAAACCAACATTTGACCTTCCCAGGAATACAAGCTTCAGGGCAATGAAAGCCCTGATTCCAGCGGAGGCAAGCAAAGGTGCTGTCAGAATGATAAGGGGAAACCTACCAGGTGAGGGATCCAGCGTTTTGCCAAGAAATTCAATTTAATACCAAACGGGATTTACCTGAGCAGAACAGGCAATTTGTTAACATTTAGTGACTGTTACACAGCTGAGATGGATGTCACTACTAACAACCCTGCCATAGGCTTAAGCACTGCATCCTCCGTCCCCAAGAGCAGACAGCTGGTTTAATGTCTATTCTAAGAAACCTGAGGAAAATGAAGCCAGACTGATTATGGGACAATTTAAACAAAtacaagaaactaaaaaccaGAAAAGTTAGGTTTCCATATAGCTCCTGTGAATTacttttattgaagaaaaaaatattcactaGAAAAGCTGAATACATCCCTCTACATGAATACACAGCTCAGAAGAGGGGAAATGGAGATGGGGAGCCATCCAAGTTATAAAGGGTAGAAAATGAATGCAAGCTTCTTAGAACTCTTCTACCCAATGGGCAGGGAAGATCAGGAAGAGATCCACAGGGTATAAGGAAGTTAGATTACTGCCCGTAGCTGCCAAGTTGTCCCCTCTACTTACTTCTCCCACTCATTCTTTTGGCTGTGGGAGCCTTGCCTCTTAGCTGATCCACTAATTACAGCTGGAACACTCCCCTAAAAAGCTAGCTTGGCTTCCTGGGCAGCCAGTCCTTCAGGGGCAAGGCTGTTAAGCTCTCGAGCGTGTCACTGCTGCAGGCCCCCCCTCAGCACACAGAGGACAATCCTCACCAACACACCACCAACCACTCCACTGGCAATTCCTATTCCCAAGGCTGATGCCACCTTCTTTTTCCACTCTGGGTGGCGAGGCTTGTAGTAGTTGTCCAGATTAACTTCCAATCCCACATCTATTAACTTCTGATCCTCAGTAAGTGACTGGTGGAAATTCAGGTTCACCAAGTTAGGAGGAAGGACCCTCAGCCCAAAATAGAGCCTCTTGACAAGTCTTAAGTTTTTTAACAGCTGCACATCACATCGATATGTCCCAGAGTCATACTCCTGAGCATATTTAAACTTCAAAAAGTGGGAGTTGGCTCGGAAAGGTTTGAAGACCTCATCGTCAGTTGAGATGATACCTCGAGCAAGTCTCCAGGTGAACCGGAAAGCTTCCTGTCCAATCTCCAGGATGTCTGAACTCAGACAGCTAAGCTCAAATTCCTTGCCAATGAGGACGGTGAAATGAAGCATCCCACAGTTCCAGTTGGTCAGACATTCCAAGCGCTGAGTCTGACATTTCCTTCTCACTCCATCAGGGCCCACCTCACAGACAGTCTCCTCCTTATAGCCCAGGCCACAGGTGACAGTACAGGTTGTGGCATTGATGATAACTTTCCCCACAGCTTCTTGAAGCTTCTCGGGGATGGCCAGTGTGTTAGGTGTAGTAGCCACCAAAGGCAGGTAGAAGGCCAACCCCAGGCTCCCAAGGGCGAAACTAGTGGCCAAAGCCTTCATGTCTCTGTAGCCATTTTGCCACCCTCAGCTAGCGACCCCAAGGTATTCCCGCTGAATCCTCTATAGTATCATAAGTTGATTCCTTTGACATGAGATATCCTTCAAAGTCAAAAGATATGATGCATGTATTGTCAATAAAACAAcacaatttaataaataaaagtccaGTCCTTATTAACAGGTTAGGCCAcaaggcaggaaaaaaatcacaatggtGTTGCTTTACTATCTATCGTTATTAATAACCACCTAACAGGTCTtcattcttttcacattttttttttttcgagacagggtcacactctgtcaacccaggctggagtgcagtggcatgatcacagctcactgcagcctcaacctcctaggctcaagtgatcctcccacctcagcctcctgggtagctgggactacaggtgtaggctaccacgcccagctagtttttgtattttttatagatatggggtttcaccatgttgcccagcttgtctccaactcctgggctcaagcaatttcacccacctcagcctcccaaagtgttgggattacaggcgtgagccactgcacctggccttttccaTGTTTGTTTAATGATTTTAAATCCACCTCTTGGGAAGACAAGGAAGGAAAGACTTCAGAAACTGAAGTGAATTTCCAAATTACCTCAAATGTACAGTGAAGTTACTCTTCCTCACCCATTACCCTTGCCCTCTATAAACTAGGATCTAAATTAACGGTTTCAAAAGCTCCAGTTAAATGTcaccaaataaaacaaatactaagTCTATAAAAAGGAAGATTAACTTGAATTATTGACTTTAATACTCCTAAACCTCCTATAAAAAGGATTAAGAACTCTGGACTGGGAGACAAGTAACTTACCCTTCCTGAATTtctgtttcctcctttgtaaCTTAAGACTTCCTTGCCTATCTGAGGAAGGTCACTTAGAGCATCGAATGATATACTGTATGTGAAAACACTTTGTAAAGTGTGAAACACTGTTCAATGTGTAAGGAATTTTAAACAGAAATGGAAATTCATAAAGACAAGGGCCAGGATGACCTTTTCGAATCAGAATGTTTAAGGTTACGTTAAAGGCAGCTCTTCTCCCCCTTTTAGGCACTCTTCCTTCCCAAGGATACTGAAGATGTATTTTGGGTGAGAGGATACATGATGCTCCCTGACTCTTGGCCTACTACTCCCTCTACCCTACAGAACAGAGCTCATCACTCACTTAGGTCAAGGTTGCTATGAAACAGCTATGATGTCAAAGATGGAGTTCTCAATCACATAAAAGATTAATAAGTAGACACTCAAGTTTGACATTAAAATCAAAGACTTAGACTTTGTGAAACTTCTTATCTTTAGAAGACAATAAgtatttaatgaattttaaagctacttcattaaaaaaaaaggctaataAGAATTTAACCGTACTTACTTAGACTTGAAGAAATATCCTTGGAAGGCAGGAACTTCCTAGCATGCATTTTTGTAACCTCCAGAATG from Callithrix jacchus isolate 240 chromosome 19, calJac240_pri, whole genome shotgun sequence includes the following:
- the TMEM81 gene encoding transmembrane protein 81, whose protein sequence is MKALATSFALGSLGLAFYLPLVATTPNTLAIPEKLQEAVGKVIINATTCTVTCGLGYKEETVCEVGPDGVRRKCQTQRLECLTNWNCGMLHFTVLIGKEFELSCLSSDILEIGQEAFRFTWRLARGIISTDDEVFKPFRANSHFLKFKYAQEYDSGTYRCDVQLLKNLRLVKRLYFGLRVLPPNLVNLNFHQSLTEDQKLIDVGLEVNLDNYYKPRHPEWKKKVASALGIGIASGVVGGVLVRIVLCVLRGGLQQ